The following proteins come from a genomic window of Campylobacter coli 76339:
- a CDS encoding DEDDh 3'-5' exonuclease domain of the epsilon subunit of DNA polymerase III, whose product MSLQQVDQIISILSKQSKPYEWVINEFKKIEELKDYELDLETFELLGLGLTLDKNNIFTLQTRTKKIKEEIFCIVDIESTGGIKNGQILEIGAVKIKNLQEIDRFSSLVQVKEIPENITELTGIDLDMVKDAPSLTKVLNDFRLFLKDSIFVAHNVRFDYGFISKALNECGFGILLNRRICTIEFAQCCIESPRYKLDVLKELLGIKNAHHRALNDALAATEIFKYCLGKLPYHIKTTEELINFTKTSRIKQK is encoded by the coding sequence TTGAGTTTACAGCAAGTTGATCAGATTATTTCTATTTTAAGCAAACAAAGTAAGCCTTATGAATGGGTAATCAATGAATTTAAGAAGATTGAAGAATTGAAAGATTACGAACTTGATCTAGAAACTTTTGAGCTTTTGGGCTTGGGTTTAACTTTAGATAAAAATAATATTTTTACCCTACAAACGCGCACAAAAAAGATTAAAGAAGAAATTTTTTGTATTGTAGATATAGAAAGTACAGGTGGGATTAAAAACGGACAAATTTTAGAAATAGGTGCAGTTAAGATAAAAAATTTGCAAGAAATTGATCGTTTTAGCTCCTTAGTGCAAGTAAAAGAAATTCCTGAAAATATTACAGAACTTACAGGGATTGATTTGGATATGGTAAAAGATGCACCTAGTTTGACTAAGGTTTTAAATGATTTTAGACTTTTTTTAAAAGACAGTATTTTTGTCGCGCATAATGTGCGTTTTGATTATGGTTTTATTTCTAAGGCCTTAAATGAATGCGGTTTTGGAATTTTACTTAATCGTCGTATTTGCACCATAGAATTTGCGCAGTGCTGCATAGAAAGTCCAAGATATAAACTAGATGTTTTAAAAGAACTTTTAGGGATAAAAAATGCCCATCATAGAGCCTTAAATGATGCTTTGGCTGCGACTGAAATTTTCAAGTATTGCCTTGGTAAACTTCCTTATCATATCAAAACTACCGAAGAACTTATAAATTTTACTAAGACTTCTCGTATAAAGCAAAAATAA
- a CDS encoding LSU ribosomal protein L28p: protein MARICQITGKGPMVGNNVSHANNKTKRRFLPNLRTVRVTLEDGTTRKMRIAASTLRTLKKQNSN, encoded by the coding sequence ATGGCAAGAATATGTCAAATCACAGGCAAGGGACCAATGGTGGGTAATAATGTCAGCCACGCTAACAATAAAACAAAAAGACGCTTTTTACCTAATCTTAGAACAGTTCGCGTAACCCTAGAAGATGGCACTACAAGAAAAATGAGAATCGCTGCTTCTACTTTAAGAACTTTAAAAAAACAAAACTCTAACTAA
- a CDS encoding Ribulose-phosphate 3-epimerase has protein sequence MYVAPSLLSANFLKLEEEIKAIDEAGADLLHIDVMDGHFVPNLTFGPCVIEKISTITLIPLDVHLMVKDVGKFVDLFIPIKPKFISFHMESEPHPIRLCEYIRSQGIHPAIVLNPHTPINSIKHMIEFVDMVLLMSVNPGFGGQKFLPLVYDKIKELRRLIDEKNAKVFIEVDGGVNGLNASDLEAAGADILVAGSYIFSSNDYKTSISSLKLEF, from the coding sequence ATGTATGTAGCTCCGAGTTTGTTATCGGCTAATTTTTTAAAACTAGAAGAAGAGATTAAAGCAATTGACGAGGCGGGAGCCGATCTTTTGCATATTGATGTTATGGATGGACATTTTGTTCCAAATTTAACCTTTGGACCCTGTGTGATAGAAAAAATTTCAACTATTACTTTAATTCCTTTAGATGTTCATTTGATGGTAAAAGATGTAGGTAAATTTGTAGATCTTTTTATCCCTATCAAACCTAAATTTATTTCTTTTCATATGGAAAGTGAGCCTCATCCTATAAGACTTTGCGAGTATATAAGAAGTCAAGGAATTCATCCTGCTATTGTTTTAAATCCACACACTCCTATAAATTCTATAAAACATATGATAGAGTTTGTAGATATGGTGCTTTTAATGAGTGTTAATCCTGGCTTTGGAGGGCAAAAATTTTTACCTTTAGTCTATGATAAAATCAAAGAGCTAAGACGACTGATCGATGAAAAAAATGCTAAGGTTTTTATAGAGGTTGATGGCGGAGTTAATGGACTAAATGCAAGCGATTTAGAAGCTGCGGGTGCAGATATTTTAGTCGCTGGAAGTTATATTTTTTCTTCAAATGATTATAAAACTTCAATTTCATCTTTAAAGCTTGAATTTTGA